From Pseudomonas hefeiensis, one genomic window encodes:
- a CDS encoding YbhB/YbcL family Raf kinase inhibitor-like protein, which yields MTRLTSLTPWLAAIALVLCAQGAAQAQERFTLSIPGVSDNRLFTAAAASDANNCGGKNISPALSWTAGPPGTLSYAIVMHDPDGQKGQGVDHWVHYGIKASTRHIPTGMGTQSALEGVSGTNSKNSRGYIGPCPPIGDSAHHYLIQIYALDLPPHALPAGLTRPQLMERINGHVLRNSSVVRRYHR from the coding sequence ATGACTCGATTGACTTCCCTGACTCCCTGGCTGGCGGCCATCGCCCTCGTGCTGTGCGCACAAGGGGCGGCCCAGGCTCAGGAACGTTTCACCCTCAGCATTCCAGGTGTGTCGGATAACCGGCTGTTCACTGCGGCTGCCGCCAGTGACGCGAACAACTGCGGCGGTAAGAACATTTCCCCGGCCTTGAGCTGGACGGCGGGCCCGCCCGGCACCCTCAGCTATGCCATTGTCATGCACGACCCGGACGGCCAGAAAGGCCAGGGCGTCGACCACTGGGTTCATTACGGCATCAAGGCCAGCACGCGACACATCCCGACGGGCATGGGCACCCAGTCTGCCCTTGAAGGCGTAAGCGGCACCAACAGCAAAAACTCCCGCGGCTACATTGGCCCTTGTCCACCCATCGGCGATAGCGCTCACCATTACCTGATTCAGATATACGCGCTCGACCTGCCCCCGCACGCCCTGCCAGCCGGCCTCACACGCCCCCAACTGATGGAAAGAATCAACGGGCACGTCTTACGCAATAGCAGCGTAGTGCGCCGCTACCACCGCTAA
- the pgaD gene encoding poly-beta-1,6-N-acetyl-D-glucosamine biosynthesis protein PgaD, with the protein MKIIRTRQRPFLVVIDALFTVLAWLGLLYLLVNGLWPLFDSQAGPRLGGSLLDTLGTLQIYGWIALVNAVILITWARYQQRKSRSFAQRRLPAPVVDDQGLSESFKLTDARLDTLRRPGSKIIHNNQDGDISHVVAHFHLLSPELQPPPLAPLERPRVIHLPVDQSV; encoded by the coding sequence ATGAAAATTATCAGGACCCGACAAAGACCTTTTCTGGTGGTCATCGATGCGCTCTTTACCGTGCTGGCGTGGCTCGGGCTGTTGTATCTGCTGGTCAACGGGCTCTGGCCGCTGTTCGACAGCCAGGCAGGTCCGCGCCTCGGTGGCTCGTTACTGGACACCCTGGGGACATTGCAGATATACGGCTGGATCGCCTTGGTCAACGCGGTGATCCTGATTACCTGGGCGCGCTATCAGCAGCGCAAGAGCCGCAGCTTCGCCCAGCGTCGGCTGCCGGCGCCGGTGGTGGATGATCAAGGTTTGAGCGAAAGCTTCAAATTGACTGACGCGCGTCTGGACACGTTGCGCCGGCCCGGCTCCAAGATCATTCATAACAACCAGGACGGTGATATCAGCCACGTCGTGGCGCATTTCCATCTGCTGAGCCCGGAACTGCAACCGCCGCCACTGGCACCGCTGGAACGGCCCCGGGTGATTCACCTGCCGGTCGACCAATCGGTGTAG
- the pgaC gene encoding poly-beta-1,6-N-acetyl-D-glucosamine synthase yields the protein MLDRLLALLVLAIVLGVPLGLIFLVTGQFLMDFVFFYPLFMSGLWIAGGLYFWLHWERHWPWKDDTLPPPLAGEPLISILIPCFNEGDNVADTIHAALGQHYPNIEVIAINDGSKDNTAQMLDQLAADDPRLRVLHLAENQGKAVALRMGAIAARSEYLVCIDGDALLAPNTCAYLVAPMLDNARLGAVTGNPRIRTRSTLIGRVQVGEFSSIIGLIKRTQRVFGRIFTVSGVIVAFRRTALHRVGYWSPDMITEDIDISWKLQLDHWSIFYEPRALCWILMPETLRGLWRQRLRWAQGGAEVLFKNIRGIWQYRHRYLWPLLFEYCLSTGWAFTFLLSVIFWGAGKFVEMPAAIAVDHLMPPAFTGLLLAVVCLMQFAVSILIDRRYEKGLWHIMFWVVWYPLVFWLISLFTTLVSFPKVLFGQHQKRARWVSPDRGIKPFDDEEEEVIR from the coding sequence ATGCTCGACAGACTGCTCGCCCTGCTGGTGCTGGCGATCGTCCTTGGGGTGCCCCTGGGCCTGATCTTCCTGGTCACCGGGCAATTCCTGATGGACTTCGTGTTCTTTTACCCGCTGTTCATGTCCGGGCTGTGGATCGCCGGCGGCCTGTATTTCTGGCTGCACTGGGAGCGTCACTGGCCGTGGAAGGACGACACCCTGCCGCCGCCGCTGGCCGGGGAACCGCTGATCAGCATCCTGATTCCGTGCTTCAACGAGGGCGACAACGTCGCCGATACCATTCACGCCGCGCTGGGCCAGCATTACCCGAACATCGAGGTCATCGCCATCAACGACGGCTCGAAAGACAACACCGCCCAAATGCTCGACCAGCTGGCGGCTGATGATCCGCGCCTGCGCGTACTGCATCTGGCGGAAAACCAGGGCAAGGCTGTGGCCCTGCGCATGGGTGCCATCGCGGCGCGCAGTGAATACCTGGTGTGCATCGACGGTGACGCGCTGCTGGCGCCCAACACCTGCGCCTATCTGGTCGCGCCGATGCTGGACAACGCCCGCCTCGGTGCGGTGACCGGCAACCCGCGTATCCGCACCCGCTCCACGTTGATCGGTCGGGTACAGGTTGGCGAGTTCTCCTCGATCATCGGCTTGATCAAGCGTACCCAACGAGTCTTCGGGCGGATCTTCACCGTCTCCGGCGTGATCGTCGCCTTCCGTCGCACGGCCCTGCACCGGGTCGGCTACTGGAGCCCGGACATGATCACCGAAGACATCGACATCAGCTGGAAACTGCAACTGGACCACTGGAGCATCTTCTACGAGCCCCGTGCCCTGTGCTGGATCCTCATGCCCGAAACCCTGCGCGGCCTGTGGCGGCAACGCTTGCGCTGGGCCCAGGGCGGGGCCGAGGTGCTGTTCAAGAACATCCGCGGCATCTGGCAATACCGCCACCGCTACCTGTGGCCGCTGCTGTTCGAATATTGCCTGTCCACCGGTTGGGCGTTCACCTTCCTGCTGTCGGTGATCTTCTGGGGCGCCGGTAAATTCGTCGAAATGCCAGCGGCCATCGCGGTCGATCACCTCATGCCGCCGGCCTTCACCGGGTTGCTGTTGGCGGTGGTGTGCCTGATGCAGTTCGCGGTGAGCATCCTGATTGATCGCCGCTACGAAAAAGGTTTGTGGCACATCATGTTCTGGGTGGTGTGGTACCCGTTGGTGTTCTGGCTGATCAGCCTGTTCACCACCCTGGTGAGTTTTCCAAAAGTGCTGTTCGGGCAGCATCAGAAGCGTGCGCGCTGGGTCAGTCCGGATCGCGGCATCAAACCGTTCGATGATGAAGAAGAGGAAGTGATCCGATGA
- the pgaB gene encoding poly-beta-1,6-N-acetyl-D-glucosamine N-deacetylase PgaB: protein MPVISRFILLLGVLLISACAQQAPAFTPPSQRPLAANDAPWPKNHVLGIAYHDVEDRDPDQALVAVRTERLIEQLAWLRENNYQPVTVDQVITARNGGPELPPRAVLLSFDDGYSSFYTRVMPILRAYNWPALLAPVGSWIDTPSNQPVDFAGVPRKRSEFLTWEQIREVSKSGLVEIAAHTDANHKGVLANPQGNLQPAATTRRYDPATGRYESEADFQARQRKDVVAISEKIRKVTGYSPRVWVWPYGAADGTALQVIGSEGYQMALTLEDGLDSLNNLMSGPRFLVASDPDGARFAESVVGVQTMDPLRVVHVDLDYVYDPDPVQQEANVGKLIQRIYDLGANTVFLQAFADPKGDGLVHSLYFPNRHLPVRADLFDRVAWQLKTRANAKVFAWMPVLSFGLDPQLPRVQRWDPETGRTGVDPDQYVRLSPFDPSVRRVIGEIYEDLARMSSVDGVLYHDDAVFSDFEDAGPAALKVYAANGLPTSIATLRDDPAAMQRWTRFKSRYLIDFTHELTAKVRAIRGPQVLTARNIFAEPMLNPESEAWFAQNLDDFLGAYNWTAPMAMPLMEKQTREQSGPWLERLVETVKARPGALKRTVFELQARDWHSQPVSDIDGEQLAEWMGRLKRSGVTSFGYYPDNFIEDQPAVKTVRPALSNKWNP from the coding sequence ATGCCTGTCATTTCGCGATTCATCCTTCTGCTGGGGGTCTTGCTGATCAGCGCTTGTGCCCAGCAAGCCCCGGCGTTCACACCGCCCTCACAGCGCCCGCTGGCGGCCAATGACGCACCGTGGCCGAAAAACCACGTGCTCGGCATCGCCTATCACGATGTCGAAGACCGCGACCCTGATCAGGCGCTCGTGGCCGTTCGTACTGAGCGTCTGATCGAGCAATTGGCGTGGCTGCGGGAAAACAACTACCAGCCCGTCACCGTGGACCAGGTCATCACCGCTCGCAACGGTGGTCCGGAACTGCCGCCGCGGGCGGTGCTGTTGAGTTTTGACGACGGCTACTCAAGCTTTTACACCCGTGTCATGCCGATCCTGCGGGCCTATAACTGGCCGGCACTATTGGCCCCGGTCGGCAGCTGGATCGACACGCCGTCGAACCAGCCGGTGGACTTCGCCGGGGTGCCGCGCAAGCGTTCCGAATTTTTGACCTGGGAGCAAATTCGCGAGGTCTCGAAATCGGGCCTGGTGGAAATCGCCGCCCACACCGACGCCAATCACAAAGGGGTACTGGCTAACCCGCAAGGCAACCTGCAACCGGCGGCGACGACCCGGCGCTACGATCCCGCCACCGGTCGCTATGAAAGCGAAGCTGATTTCCAGGCTCGCCAGCGCAAGGACGTGGTGGCCATTTCCGAGAAAATCCGCAAGGTCACCGGCTACAGTCCGCGCGTGTGGGTCTGGCCCTACGGTGCCGCCGATGGCACCGCGTTGCAGGTGATCGGCAGCGAAGGCTATCAAATGGCCCTGACCCTGGAAGATGGCCTCGACAGCCTCAATAACCTGATGAGCGGCCCGCGTTTTCTGGTGGCCTCCGATCCAGACGGTGCCCGCTTTGCCGAGAGCGTCGTCGGCGTGCAGACCATGGACCCGTTGCGGGTGGTCCATGTCGACCTGGATTACGTCTACGACCCGGACCCTGTGCAGCAGGAAGCCAATGTCGGCAAGCTGATCCAGCGCATCTACGACCTGGGCGCCAACACCGTTTTTCTGCAAGCCTTTGCCGATCCGAAAGGTGATGGCCTGGTGCATTCGCTGTACTTCCCCAACCGTCACCTGCCGGTCCGGGCCGACCTGTTCGACCGGGTTGCGTGGCAACTGAAAACCCGGGCCAACGCCAAGGTCTTCGCCTGGATGCCAGTGCTCAGTTTTGGCCTGGATCCGCAGCTGCCCCGTGTACAACGTTGGGACCCGGAAACTGGCCGCACGGGTGTGGACCCGGATCAGTACGTACGTTTGTCGCCCTTCGATCCGAGCGTGCGACGGGTCATTGGCGAAATCTACGAAGACCTGGCGCGGATGAGTTCGGTGGACGGCGTTCTGTACCATGACGACGCGGTGTTTTCTGACTTCGAGGATGCCGGCCCCGCCGCCCTGAAAGTCTATGCCGCCAACGGCCTGCCGACGTCCATCGCCACCCTGCGGGACGACCCGGCGGCGATGCAGCGCTGGACCCGTTTCAAGAGCCGCTACCTGATCGACTTCACCCATGAGCTCACCGCCAAGGTCCGGGCGATTCGTGGCCCGCAGGTGCTGACAGCGCGCAATATTTTTGCCGAACCGATGCTCAATCCCGAAAGCGAAGCCTGGTTCGCCCAGAACCTGGACGACTTCCTTGGCGCCTACAACTGGACGGCCCCGATGGCCATGCCGTTGATGGAAAAGCAGACCCGTGAGCAATCTGGCCCCTGGCTTGAGCGTCTGGTGGAGACCGTCAAGGCCCGCCCCGGTGCCCTCAAGCGCACGGTGTTCGAATTGCAGGCCCGTGACTGGCACAGCCAACCGGTCAGCGACATCGACGGCGAACAATTGGCCGAATGGATGGGGCGCCTCAAGCGCTCAGGTGTGACCAGTTTCGGTTATTACCCGGACAACTTCATCGAAGACCAGCCCGCGGTGAAAACCGTGCGGCCGGCGCTCTCCAACAAGTGGAATCCTTGA
- a CDS encoding HU family DNA-binding protein, protein MRKPELAAAIAEKADLTKEQANRVLNAVLEEITGALHRKDSVTLVGFGTFLQRHRGARTGKNPQTGEPVKIKASNTVAFKPGKMLKDSVNP, encoded by the coding sequence ATGCGTAAACCAGAACTTGCCGCCGCCATCGCGGAAAAAGCAGACCTCACCAAAGAACAAGCCAACCGCGTCCTCAACGCCGTTCTCGAAGAAATCACCGGCGCCCTGCACCGCAAGGACAGCGTCACCCTGGTGGGCTTTGGCACTTTCCTGCAGCGCCACCGCGGCGCCCGTACTGGCAAAAACCCACAGACCGGTGAGCCTGTGAAGATCAAGGCCAGCAACACTGTTGCGTTCAAGCCGGGCAAAATGTTGAAGGACAGCGTCAATCCGTAA